One part of the Paraburkholderia flagellata genome encodes these proteins:
- the rpsJ gene encoding 30S ribosomal protein S10 — translation MQNQKIRIRLKAFDYRLIDQSAAEIVDTAKRTGAIVRGPVPLPTRIQRFDILRSPHVNKTSRDQLEIRTHLRLMDIVDPTDKTVDALMKLDLPAGVDVEIKLQ, via the coding sequence ATGCAGAACCAAAAAATCCGTATCCGCCTGAAGGCTTTCGACTACCGTCTGATCGACCAGTCGGCCGCTGAAATCGTCGATACGGCGAAGCGCACGGGCGCTATCGTCCGCGGTCCGGTGCCGCTGCCGACGCGTATCCAGCGTTTCGACATTCTGCGTTCGCCGCACGTCAACAAGACGTCGCGCGACCAGCTCGAAATCCGCACCCACCTGCGCCTGATGGACATCGTCGACCCGACGGACAAGACCGTTGACGCGCTGATGAAGCTGGACCTCCCGGCTGGCGTGGACGTCGAAATCAAGCTGCAGTAA
- the rplC gene encoding 50S ribosomal protein L3, translating to MSLGLVGRKVGMTRIFTAEGDSIPVTVLDVSDNRVTQIKTVETDGYTAVQVAFGTRRASRVTKPLAGHLAKAGVQAGEILKEFQIDAAKAAELSAGAVIGVELFEEGQKIDVQGTSIGKGYAGTIKRYNFASGRASHGNSRSHNVPGSIGMAQDPGRVFPGKRMTGHMGDETVTVQNLEIARIDAERKLLLVKGAVPGAKGGKVFVTPAVKARAKKGAQ from the coding sequence ATGAGCCTTGGACTCGTAGGTCGCAAGGTTGGCATGACCCGTATCTTCACGGCCGAAGGGGATTCGATTCCCGTGACCGTGCTGGACGTGTCCGACAACCGCGTGACGCAGATCAAGACTGTTGAAACCGACGGCTACACGGCCGTGCAGGTTGCTTTCGGTACTCGCCGCGCATCGCGCGTGACGAAGCCGCTCGCAGGTCATCTCGCCAAAGCTGGCGTTCAAGCCGGTGAAATCCTCAAGGAATTCCAGATCGACGCCGCTAAGGCCGCCGAACTGTCCGCTGGCGCCGTGATCGGTGTGGAACTCTTCGAAGAAGGCCAGAAGATCGACGTGCAAGGCACCTCGATCGGTAAGGGCTACGCCGGTACCATCAAGCGTTACAACTTCGCTTCGGGTCGTGCTTCGCACGGTAACTCGCGCTCGCACAATGTGCCGGGCTCGATCGGTATGGCGCAGGATCCGGGTCGCGTGTTCCCGGGTAAGCGCATGACCGGTCACATGGGTGACGAAACCGTGACGGTGCAGAACCTCGAAATCGCCCGTATCGACGCAGAGCGCAAGCTGCTGCTGGTCAAGGGTGCTGTCCCGGGTGCAAAGGGCGGCAAGGTTTTCGTGACGCCCGCCGTCAAGGCGCGCGCCAAGAAAGGAGCGCAATAA
- the rplW gene encoding 50S ribosomal protein L23 encodes MSEIRKNDHRLMQVLLAPVISEKATLVAEKNEQVVFEVAPDANKQEVKAAVELLFKVEVESVNVLVQKGKAKRFGRFNGKRKDVKKAYVCLKPGQEINFEAEAK; translated from the coding sequence ATGAGCGAGATTCGCAAGAACGATCATCGTTTGATGCAGGTCCTGCTCGCACCGGTGATCTCCGAAAAGGCGACGCTGGTTGCGGAGAAGAACGAACAAGTCGTCTTCGAAGTCGCGCCGGACGCGAACAAGCAGGAAGTCAAGGCTGCTGTCGAGCTGCTGTTCAAGGTGGAAGTCGAGTCCGTCAATGTGCTGGTCCAGAAGGGTAAAGCCAAGCGCTTTGGCCGCTTCAACGGCAAGCGCAAGGACGTGAAGAAGGCGTATGTCTGCCTGAAGCCCGGCCAGGAAATCAACTTTGAAGCGGAGGCCAAGTAA
- the rplB gene encoding 50S ribosomal protein L2, with amino-acid sequence MAIVKVKPTSPGRRAMVKIVNKDLHKGAPFAALLEKKSSTAGRNNNGRITTRHQGGGHKQHYRVIDFRRTKDGIPAKVERLEYDPNRSANIALVLYADGERRYIIAPKGVTVGTPLMSGSEAPIKAGNTLPIRNIPVGTTIHCIEMLPGKGAQMARSAGTSAMLLAREGVYAQVRLRSGEIRRVHVECRATIGEVGNEEHSLRQIGKAGANRWRGIRPTVRGVAMNPVDHPHGGGEGKTAAGRDPVSPWGTPTKGYRTRSNKRTTSMIVQRRHKR; translated from the coding sequence ATGGCAATCGTGAAAGTTAAGCCGACCTCGCCGGGTCGCCGCGCGATGGTCAAGATCGTCAACAAGGACCTCCATAAGGGCGCGCCGTTCGCGGCACTGCTCGAGAAGAAGTCCTCGACGGCTGGCCGTAACAACAACGGTCGCATCACGACGCGTCACCAGGGTGGCGGTCACAAGCAGCACTACCGTGTGATCGATTTCCGTCGTACGAAGGATGGCATCCCCGCGAAGGTGGAGCGTCTCGAGTATGACCCGAACCGTAGCGCGAACATTGCGCTGGTTCTTTACGCAGACGGCGAGCGCCGCTACATCATCGCGCCGAAGGGCGTGACGGTTGGCACGCCGCTGATGTCGGGTTCGGAAGCGCCGATCAAGGCAGGCAACACGCTGCCGATCCGCAACATTCCGGTCGGTACGACGATCCACTGCATCGAAATGCTGCCGGGCAAGGGCGCGCAAATGGCGCGTTCGGCTGGCACGTCGGCAATGCTGCTGGCACGTGAAGGCGTCTACGCGCAGGTTCGTCTGCGTTCGGGCGAAATTCGCCGCGTGCACGTTGAATGCCGCGCAACGATCGGTGAAGTCGGCAACGAAGAGCACAGCCTCCGTCAAATCGGTAAGGCTGGCGCGAACCGCTGGCGCGGTATCCGCCCGACGGTCCGTGGCGTTGCAATGAACCCGGTCGACCACCCGCACGGTGGTGGCGAAGGCAAGACTGCGGCTGGTCGCGACCCGGTGAGCCCGTGGGGCACGCCGACGAAGGGCTATCGCACCCGCAGCAACAAGCGCACGACGAGCATGATCGTCCAGCGCCGTCACAAGCGTTAA
- the rplD gene encoding 50S ribosomal protein L4, giving the protein MELKLLNANGQEGAAVNASDVVFGRDYNEALIHQIVIAYQANARSGNRAQKDREQVKHTTKKPWRQKGTGRARAGMSSSPLWRGGGRIFPNSPEENFSHKVNKKMHRAGLCSIFSQLAREGRISVVEELSLEAPKTKLLAEKFKAMGLESVLVITDTVDENLYLASRNLPHVAVVEPRFADPLSLIYFKKILITKAAVAQIEELLS; this is encoded by the coding sequence ATGGAACTGAAGCTCCTGAACGCTAATGGTCAGGAAGGCGCAGCAGTCAACGCATCGGACGTCGTGTTCGGTCGTGACTATAACGAAGCGCTGATCCACCAGATCGTTATCGCCTACCAGGCGAACGCGCGCAGCGGTAACCGCGCGCAGAAGGACCGCGAACAGGTCAAGCACACCACCAAGAAGCCGTGGCGTCAGAAGGGTACGGGCCGCGCTCGTGCCGGTATGTCGTCGAGCCCGTTGTGGCGTGGCGGTGGTCGCATCTTCCCGAATTCGCCGGAAGAAAACTTCTCGCACAAGGTCAACAAGAAGATGCATCGCGCAGGTCTCTGCTCGATCTTCTCGCAGCTGGCCCGCGAAGGCCGCATCTCGGTCGTGGAAGAGCTCTCGCTCGAAGCACCGAAGACGAAGCTGCTGGCCGAAAAGTTCAAGGCCATGGGTCTCGAATCCGTGCTGGTCATCACCGACACGGTCGACGAGAACCTGTATCTCGCGTCGCGCAACCTGCCCCACGTGGCAGTCGTTGAGCCGCGTTTTGCCGACCCGCTCTCGCTGATCTACTTCAAGAAGATCCTGATCACGAAGGCAGCGGTCGCCCAGATCGAGGAGTTGCTGTCATGA